In a single window of the Mesoplodon densirostris isolate mMesDen1 chromosome 16, mMesDen1 primary haplotype, whole genome shotgun sequence genome:
- the NPRL3 gene encoding GATOR1 complex protein NPRL3 isoform X2, which yields MILFNVVFALRANADPSVINCLHNLSRRIATVLQHEERRCQYLTREAKLILALQDEVSAMADANDGPQSPFHHILPKCKLARDLKDAYDSLCTSGVVRLHVNSWLEVSFCLPHKIHYAATSLIPPEAIERSLKAIRPYHALLLLSDEKSLLGELPIDCSPALVRVIKTTSAVKNLQQLAQDADLALLQVFQLAAHLVYWGKAIIIYPLCENNVYMLSPNASVCLYSPLAEQFSRQFPSHDLPSVLAKFSLPVSLSEFRNPLAPAVQETQLIQMVVWMLQHRLLVQLHTYVCLMASPSEDEPRPREDDVPLTTRVGGRSLSTPNALSFGSPTSSDDMTLTSPSMDNSSAELLPSGDSPLNRRMTENLLASLSEHERAAILSVPAAQNPEDLRMFARLLHYFRGRHHLEEIMYNENTRRSQLLALVDKFRSVLVVTTHEDPVITVFQALLT from the exons ATGATTCTTTTTAATGTGGTATTTGCACTGAGG GCCAACGCTGACCCATCGGTGATAAACTGTCTGCACAACCTCTCCCGCCGCATTGCCACCGTGCTGCAGCACGAGGAGCGCCGCTGCCAGTACCTCACGCGGGAGGCCAAGCTGATCCTGGCGCTGCAGGACGAGGTGTCTGCCATGGCCGACG CAAATGATGGGCCTCAGTCCCCGTTCCATCACATCCTGCCCAAGTGCAAGCTGGCCAGGGACCTCAAGGACGCTTACGACAG CCTGTGCACATCTGGCGTGGTGCGGCTCCACGTCAACAGCTGGCTGGAGGTGAGCTTCTGCCTGCCCCATAAGATCCACTACGCGGCCACGAGCCTTATCCCCCCCGAGGCCATCGAGCGGAGCCTGAAGGCCATCCG CCCGTACCACGCCCTGCTGCTGCTCAGCGACGAGAAGTCCCTGCTGGGCGAGCTCCCGATCGACTGCTCCCCAGCCCTGGTGCGTGTGATCAAGACCACGTCTGCTGTGAAGAACCTGCAGCAGCTGGCCCAGGACGCAGACCTGGCCTTGCTGCAG GTTTTCCAGCTTGCTGCGCACCTGGTGTACTGGGGCAAGGCCATCATCATCTACCCGCTGTGTGAGAACAACGTCTACATGCTTTCTCCCAACGccagtgtgtgtct GTACTCTCCGCTGGCTGAGCAGTTCTCACGCCAGTTTCCGTCTCATGACCTGCCGTCTGTCCTCGCTAAGTTCTCCTTGCCGGTCTCCTTGTCAGAATTTAGGAACCCCCTGGCCCCCGCTGTGCAGGAG ACGCAGCTCATCCAGATGGTGGTGTGGATGCTGCAGCACAGGCTCCTGGTCCAGCTGCACACCTACGTTTGCCTGATGGCCTCGCCCAGTGAGGACGAGCCCCGCCCCCGGGAGGATGACGTGCCCCTCACCACCAGGGTTGGCGGCCGCAGCCTCAGCACGCCCAACGCCCTCAGCTTTGGCTCCCCAA CCAGCAGTGATGACATGACCCTCACCAGCCCCAGCATGGACAACTCCAGTGCAGAGCTGCTCCCCAGTGGGGACTCGCCACTCAACAGGAGGATGACGGAGAACCTGCTGGCCAGCCTGTCTGAGCATGAACGGGCAGCCATCCTCAGCGTGCCCGCGGCACAGAACCCTGAGGACCTCCGCATGTTTGCCAG gctccTGCACTACTTCCGCGGCCGCCACCACCTGGAGGAGATCATGTACAACGAGAACACGCGGCGCTCCCAGCTGCTCGCGCTCGTGGACAAGTTCCGCAGTGTCCTGGTGGTGACCACCCATGAGGATCCGGTCATCACTGTCTTCCAGGCCCTGCTCACCTGA
- the MPG gene encoding DNA-3-methyladenine glycosylase: protein MGQKKQRLLEAKRHQSPPEGTRTASPKQPRLGPPTTLGPQRSIYFSSLKGRPARLGSEFFDQPAVPLARAFLGQVLVRRLDDGTELRGRVVETEAYLGPEDEAAHSKGGRQTPRNRSMFMKPGTLYVYLIYGMYFCMNVSSQGDGACVLLRALEPLGGLEAMRQLRHTLRKGVAGRALKDLELCNGPSKLCQALAIDKSFDQRDLATDEAVWLERGPLGPSEPSVVAAARVGIGSAGEWALKPLRFYVQGSPWVSVVDRAAERDAQARAKASGDEDF from the exons ATGGGGCAAAAAAAGCAGCGACTGTTGGAGGCCAAGCGGCATCAGAGCCCGCCAGAGGGGACCCGGACAGCTTCCCCCAAGCAGCCCCGCTTGGGGCCACCCACGACCCTCGGCCCCCAGCGCAGCATCTATTTCTCAAGCTTAAAGGGCCGCCCTGCTCGCCTGGGATCAGAGTTTTTCGACCAGCCCGCAGTCCCCCTGGCACGGGCATTTCTGGGACAG GTCTTGGTCCGACGGCTGGATGATGGCACAGAGCTCCGTGGCCGCGTCGTGGAGACTGAGGCATACTTGGGGCCAGAGGATGAAGCTGCCCATTCGAAGGGTGGCCGGCAGACCCCCCGCAACCGCAGCATGTTCATGAAGCCAGGGACGCTATATGTGTACCTCATCTATGGCATGTACTTCTGCATGAATGTCTCCAGCCAAG GGGATGGGGCATGTGTCCTGCTACGAGCGCTGGAGCCCCTGGGGGGCCTGGAGGCCATGCGGCAGCTTCGCCACACCCTCCGCAAAGGCGTTGCTGGACGAGCCCTCAAAGACCTTGAGCTCTGCAACGGTCCCTCCAagctgtgccaggccctggccaTCGACAAGAGCTTCGACCAGCGGGACCTGGCCACAGACGAGGCTGTGTGGCTGGAGCGGGGCCCCCTGGGGCCCAGTGAGCCATCTGTGGTGGCAGCAGCCCGAGTGGGCATAGGCAGCGCAGGAGAGTGGGCCCTGAAGCCCCTGCGCTTCTATGTGCAGGGCAGCCCCTGGGTCAGTGTGGTAGACAGAGCGGCCGAGCGGGACGCACAGGCCAGAGCAAAGGCCAGCGGGGATGaggatttttaa
- the NPRL3 gene encoding GATOR1 complex protein NPRL3 isoform X3 yields MCGQKFELKIDNVRFVGHPTLLQHALGQVSKTDPSPKREAPTMILFNVVFALRANADPSVINCLHNLSRRIATVLQHEERRCQYLTREAKLILALQDEVSAMADANDGPQSPFHHILPKCKLARDLKDAYDSLCTSGVVRLHVNSWLEVSFCLPHKIHYAATSLIPPEAIERSLKAIRPYHALLLLSDEKSLLGELPIDCSPALVRVIKTTSAVKNLQQLAQDADLALLQVFQLAAHLVYWGKAIIIYPLCENNVYMLSPNASVCLYSPLAEQFSRQFPSHDLPSVLAKFSLPVSLSEFRNPLAPAVQETQLIQMVVWMLQHRLLVQLHTYVCLMASPSEDEPRPREDDVPLTTRVGGRSLSTPNALSFGSPTSSDDMTLTSPSMDNSSAELLPSGDSPLNRRMTENLLASLSEHERAAILSVPAAQNPEDLRMFARLLHYFRGRHHLEEIMYNENTRRSQLLALVDKFRSVLVVTTHEDPVITVFQALLT; encoded by the exons ATGTGTGGGCAGAAGTTTGAACTGAAGATTGATAACGTGCGTTTTGTTGGGCACCCGACGCTGCTGCAGCACGCGCTGGGCCAG GTCTCCAAAACAGATCCATCTCCGAAGAGGGAGGCTCCCACCATGATTCTTTTTAATGTGGTATTTGCACTGAGG GCCAACGCTGACCCATCGGTGATAAACTGTCTGCACAACCTCTCCCGCCGCATTGCCACCGTGCTGCAGCACGAGGAGCGCCGCTGCCAGTACCTCACGCGGGAGGCCAAGCTGATCCTGGCGCTGCAGGACGAGGTGTCTGCCATGGCCGACG CAAATGATGGGCCTCAGTCCCCGTTCCATCACATCCTGCCCAAGTGCAAGCTGGCCAGGGACCTCAAGGACGCTTACGACAG CCTGTGCACATCTGGCGTGGTGCGGCTCCACGTCAACAGCTGGCTGGAGGTGAGCTTCTGCCTGCCCCATAAGATCCACTACGCGGCCACGAGCCTTATCCCCCCCGAGGCCATCGAGCGGAGCCTGAAGGCCATCCG CCCGTACCACGCCCTGCTGCTGCTCAGCGACGAGAAGTCCCTGCTGGGCGAGCTCCCGATCGACTGCTCCCCAGCCCTGGTGCGTGTGATCAAGACCACGTCTGCTGTGAAGAACCTGCAGCAGCTGGCCCAGGACGCAGACCTGGCCTTGCTGCAG GTTTTCCAGCTTGCTGCGCACCTGGTGTACTGGGGCAAGGCCATCATCATCTACCCGCTGTGTGAGAACAACGTCTACATGCTTTCTCCCAACGccagtgtgtgtct GTACTCTCCGCTGGCTGAGCAGTTCTCACGCCAGTTTCCGTCTCATGACCTGCCGTCTGTCCTCGCTAAGTTCTCCTTGCCGGTCTCCTTGTCAGAATTTAGGAACCCCCTGGCCCCCGCTGTGCAGGAG ACGCAGCTCATCCAGATGGTGGTGTGGATGCTGCAGCACAGGCTCCTGGTCCAGCTGCACACCTACGTTTGCCTGATGGCCTCGCCCAGTGAGGACGAGCCCCGCCCCCGGGAGGATGACGTGCCCCTCACCACCAGGGTTGGCGGCCGCAGCCTCAGCACGCCCAACGCCCTCAGCTTTGGCTCCCCAA CCAGCAGTGATGACATGACCCTCACCAGCCCCAGCATGGACAACTCCAGTGCAGAGCTGCTCCCCAGTGGGGACTCGCCACTCAACAGGAGGATGACGGAGAACCTGCTGGCCAGCCTGTCTGAGCATGAACGGGCAGCCATCCTCAGCGTGCCCGCGGCACAGAACCCTGAGGACCTCCGCATGTTTGCCAG gctccTGCACTACTTCCGCGGCCGCCACCACCTGGAGGAGATCATGTACAACGAGAACACGCGGCGCTCCCAGCTGCTCGCGCTCGTGGACAAGTTCCGCAGTGTCCTGGTGGTGACCACCCATGAGGATCCGGTCATCACTGTCTTCCAGGCCCTGCTCACCTGA
- the NPRL3 gene encoding GATOR1 complex protein NPRL3 isoform X1, with protein MGDNTSPISVILVSSGSRGNKLLFRYPFQRSQEHPASQTSKPRSRYAVNSTREHAEDQDGDSRFSDAILATILATKSEMCGQKFELKIDNVRFVGHPTLLQHALGQVSKTDPSPKREAPTMILFNVVFALRANADPSVINCLHNLSRRIATVLQHEERRCQYLTREAKLILALQDEVSAMADANDGPQSPFHHILPKCKLARDLKDAYDSLCTSGVVRLHVNSWLEVSFCLPHKIHYAATSLIPPEAIERSLKAIRPYHALLLLSDEKSLLGELPIDCSPALVRVIKTTSAVKNLQQLAQDADLALLQVFQLAAHLVYWGKAIIIYPLCENNVYMLSPNASVCLYSPLAEQFSRQFPSHDLPSVLAKFSLPVSLSEFRNPLAPAVQETQLIQMVVWMLQHRLLVQLHTYVCLMASPSEDEPRPREDDVPLTTRVGGRSLSTPNALSFGSPTSSDDMTLTSPSMDNSSAELLPSGDSPLNRRMTENLLASLSEHERAAILSVPAAQNPEDLRMFARLLHYFRGRHHLEEIMYNENTRRSQLLALVDKFRSVLVVTTHEDPVITVFQALLT; from the exons GTAAGCCTCGTAGCAGATACGCTGTCAACAGCACCAGAGAGCATGCCGAGGACCAGGACGGCGACTCCAG gtttTCAGATGCCATTCTGGCAACAATTTTGGCAACCAAGTCTGAAATGTGTGGGCAGAAGTTTGAACTGAAGATTGATAACGTGCGTTTTGTTGGGCACCCGACGCTGCTGCAGCACGCGCTGGGCCAG GTCTCCAAAACAGATCCATCTCCGAAGAGGGAGGCTCCCACCATGATTCTTTTTAATGTGGTATTTGCACTGAGG GCCAACGCTGACCCATCGGTGATAAACTGTCTGCACAACCTCTCCCGCCGCATTGCCACCGTGCTGCAGCACGAGGAGCGCCGCTGCCAGTACCTCACGCGGGAGGCCAAGCTGATCCTGGCGCTGCAGGACGAGGTGTCTGCCATGGCCGACG CAAATGATGGGCCTCAGTCCCCGTTCCATCACATCCTGCCCAAGTGCAAGCTGGCCAGGGACCTCAAGGACGCTTACGACAG CCTGTGCACATCTGGCGTGGTGCGGCTCCACGTCAACAGCTGGCTGGAGGTGAGCTTCTGCCTGCCCCATAAGATCCACTACGCGGCCACGAGCCTTATCCCCCCCGAGGCCATCGAGCGGAGCCTGAAGGCCATCCG CCCGTACCACGCCCTGCTGCTGCTCAGCGACGAGAAGTCCCTGCTGGGCGAGCTCCCGATCGACTGCTCCCCAGCCCTGGTGCGTGTGATCAAGACCACGTCTGCTGTGAAGAACCTGCAGCAGCTGGCCCAGGACGCAGACCTGGCCTTGCTGCAG GTTTTCCAGCTTGCTGCGCACCTGGTGTACTGGGGCAAGGCCATCATCATCTACCCGCTGTGTGAGAACAACGTCTACATGCTTTCTCCCAACGccagtgtgtgtct GTACTCTCCGCTGGCTGAGCAGTTCTCACGCCAGTTTCCGTCTCATGACCTGCCGTCTGTCCTCGCTAAGTTCTCCTTGCCGGTCTCCTTGTCAGAATTTAGGAACCCCCTGGCCCCCGCTGTGCAGGAG ACGCAGCTCATCCAGATGGTGGTGTGGATGCTGCAGCACAGGCTCCTGGTCCAGCTGCACACCTACGTTTGCCTGATGGCCTCGCCCAGTGAGGACGAGCCCCGCCCCCGGGAGGATGACGTGCCCCTCACCACCAGGGTTGGCGGCCGCAGCCTCAGCACGCCCAACGCCCTCAGCTTTGGCTCCCCAA CCAGCAGTGATGACATGACCCTCACCAGCCCCAGCATGGACAACTCCAGTGCAGAGCTGCTCCCCAGTGGGGACTCGCCACTCAACAGGAGGATGACGGAGAACCTGCTGGCCAGCCTGTCTGAGCATGAACGGGCAGCCATCCTCAGCGTGCCCGCGGCACAGAACCCTGAGGACCTCCGCATGTTTGCCAG gctccTGCACTACTTCCGCGGCCGCCACCACCTGGAGGAGATCATGTACAACGAGAACACGCGGCGCTCCCAGCTGCTCGCGCTCGTGGACAAGTTCCGCAGTGTCCTGGTGGTGACCACCCATGAGGATCCGGTCATCACTGTCTTCCAGGCCCTGCTCACCTGA